A genomic region of Nocardioides plantarum contains the following coding sequences:
- a CDS encoding oxygenase MpaB family protein: MSSARVPTTLRRHDEALARFGGFATSYVDAMWVGDPLADAFVADLAALGHGRGMRMLRRACQSGIEAVPDAPDSLRALFAQLDADPPWLDRTTITHDSRYVARYTRQAGIVLGAASLVSGYANSAASRPLEMTGRYVENAGARTVEVASWLQAVNEPDGLDRFSPGFELTVRVRVIHALVRADLRRRPDWDESAWGVPICQAYLAYTLVEFALIPVRSMRQVGAPYLPHEEAASYARWRYLGHLLGIDEALLPRGAAEQERLESIYLLTRPPVDDYCRALVASINTDFLVPEIEQLVPSPLHRWAPTVVQAMERLFLGDEIADELAIPRTRLVAVVRRLGPALGLGNALLDRAVFTLPWRARRGRRYQEQQDARLRRDWGVQHDLVDASPGGGRPHPARGDVDGQVGSGPG; encoded by the coding sequence ATGAGCAGCGCCAGGGTCCCGACCACGCTCCGCCGCCACGACGAGGCGCTCGCCCGGTTCGGCGGGTTCGCGACGTCGTACGTCGACGCGATGTGGGTGGGCGACCCCCTCGCCGACGCGTTCGTGGCCGACCTCGCCGCGCTGGGCCACGGCCGGGGGATGCGGATGCTGCGCCGGGCCTGTCAGTCGGGGATCGAGGCCGTGCCCGACGCACCGGACTCGCTGCGCGCCCTCTTCGCGCAGCTCGACGCCGACCCGCCGTGGCTCGACCGGACGACGATCACCCACGACAGCCGCTACGTCGCGCGCTACACGCGCCAGGCCGGCATCGTGCTCGGCGCCGCGTCGTTGGTCAGCGGCTACGCCAACTCCGCGGCCTCGCGACCACTGGAGATGACCGGGCGCTACGTCGAGAACGCCGGCGCCCGCACCGTCGAGGTCGCCTCCTGGCTGCAGGCCGTCAACGAGCCCGACGGTCTCGACCGCTTCTCCCCGGGCTTCGAGCTGACCGTCCGGGTCCGCGTCATCCACGCGCTCGTGCGCGCCGACCTGCGTCGCCGGCCTGACTGGGACGAGAGCGCGTGGGGGGTGCCGATCTGCCAGGCCTACCTGGCCTACACGCTGGTCGAGTTCGCGCTGATCCCGGTGCGGTCGATGCGTCAGGTCGGCGCGCCGTACCTGCCCCACGAGGAGGCCGCGTCCTACGCCCGCTGGCGCTACCTGGGCCATCTCCTCGGCATCGACGAGGCCCTGCTGCCGCGCGGAGCGGCCGAGCAGGAACGACTCGAGTCGATCTACCTGCTCACGCGCCCGCCCGTCGACGACTACTGCCGGGCCCTGGTCGCCAGCATCAACACCGACTTCCTCGTCCCCGAGATCGAGCAGCTGGTCCCCTCGCCCCTGCACCGGTGGGCACCGACCGTCGTGCAGGCGATGGAGCGGCTGTTCCTCGGCGACGAGATCGCCGACGAGCTGGCCATCCCGCGCACCCGCCTGGTGGCCGTCGTACGTCGGCTGGGCCCGGCGCTCGGTCTCGGCAACGCCCTGCTCGACCGGGCTGTCTTCACCCTGCCCTGGCGCGCCCGGCGGGGGCGGCGCTACCAGGAGCAGCAGGACGCCCGACTGCGCCGCGACTGGGGCGTCCAGCACGACCTGGTCGACGCCTCCCCCGGTGGCGGCCGGCCGCACCCGGCGCGCGGTGACGTCGACGGTCAGGTCGGGAGCGGGCCGGGCTGA
- a CDS encoding 6-phosphofructokinase has protein sequence MRVGVLTGGGDCPGLNAVIRAVVRKGVQTHGFEFVGYRDGWKGPLEGLTMPLGVEQCRGILPRGGTILGSSRTNPFKLDNGVERIKDNLAAAGVDALVAIGGEDTLGVATKLAELGVSVVGVPKTIDNDLSGTDFTFGFDTAVNIATEAIDRLHTTAESHHRVLVVEVMGRHAGWIALHAGIAGGASAVLIPEAPFDIEKVCALVEARFESTYSPIIVVSEGAVPVDGGDMTLVSGEKDAFGHVRLGGIGDRLASEIEHRTGKEARAVVLGHVQRGGTPTAFDRWLATRFGLQAADAVAEGDFGTMMALRGTHIERVPLAEGTAHLKLVSAEEYAEAQVFFG, from the coding sequence ATGCGGGTCGGAGTGCTCACGGGAGGCGGTGACTGTCCCGGCCTCAACGCGGTGATCAGGGCCGTCGTACGCAAGGGGGTCCAGACCCACGGCTTCGAGTTCGTCGGCTACCGCGACGGTTGGAAGGGCCCGCTCGAGGGCCTGACGATGCCGCTGGGCGTCGAGCAGTGCCGCGGCATCCTGCCGCGTGGCGGCACCATCCTGGGGTCCTCGCGCACCAACCCGTTCAAGCTCGACAACGGCGTGGAGCGCATCAAGGACAACCTCGCCGCGGCCGGGGTCGACGCCCTCGTCGCGATCGGTGGCGAGGACACGCTCGGCGTCGCCACGAAGCTGGCCGAGCTCGGGGTGTCGGTCGTCGGCGTGCCGAAGACCATCGACAACGACCTCTCCGGCACCGACTTCACCTTCGGCTTCGACACCGCCGTCAACATCGCGACCGAGGCCATCGACCGGCTGCACACCACCGCCGAGTCCCACCACCGGGTGCTCGTCGTCGAGGTGATGGGCCGTCACGCCGGCTGGATCGCGCTGCACGCCGGCATCGCCGGCGGTGCCAGCGCCGTGCTCATCCCCGAGGCGCCGTTCGACATCGAGAAGGTCTGCGCGCTGGTCGAGGCGAGGTTCGAGTCGACCTACTCGCCGATCATCGTCGTCTCCGAGGGCGCCGTCCCCGTCGACGGCGGCGACATGACCCTGGTGTCGGGGGAGAAGGACGCCTTCGGCCACGTCCGCCTCGGCGGCATCGGCGACCGGCTCGCCTCCGAGATCGAGCACCGCACCGGCAAGGAGGCCCGCGCGGTCGTCCTGGGCCACGTCCAGCGTGGCGGCACCCCCACCGCCTTCGACCGCTGGCTGGCCACCCGGTTCGGTCTTCAGGCCGCCGACGCCGTCGCCGAGGGCGACTTCGGCACGATGATGGCCCTGCGCGGCACCCACATCGAGCGCGTCCCGCTCGCCGAGGGCACGGCTCACCTCAAGCTCGTCAGTGCGGAGGAGTACGCCGAGGCGCAGGTCTTCTTCGGCTGA
- a CDS encoding TetR/AcrR family transcriptional regulator, with product MAQRARPQQQRAAQTRRALLDATVDLLALHGVERLTTTAIVRRAHVSPGTFYRYFVDRAAILAVLRDEAVRAIEDDLMVSVVAALDIDVDAAMRSIVVTLVDAFERHRAVILAMVSQLPAGHHANVLPEIEADLHQLASLLPRRHRPDLLPERLEAVVFLTMGVLVSTCLRIALQRPPEVDRDELVDLATAMLVAGLGPGR from the coding sequence ATGGCGCAGCGCGCACGACCCCAGCAGCAGCGCGCCGCGCAGACGAGGCGTGCCCTGCTCGACGCCACCGTCGACCTCCTGGCCCTCCACGGGGTCGAACGGCTGACCACGACCGCGATCGTGCGGCGCGCTCACGTCAGCCCCGGCACGTTCTACCGCTACTTCGTCGACCGGGCCGCGATCCTCGCCGTGCTGCGCGACGAGGCGGTGCGGGCCATCGAGGACGACCTGATGGTCAGCGTCGTCGCCGCGCTCGACATCGACGTCGACGCCGCCATGCGCTCGATCGTCGTCACCCTGGTCGACGCCTTCGAGCGGCACCGCGCGGTGATCCTGGCGATGGTCAGCCAGCTGCCCGCGGGCCACCACGCCAACGTGCTGCCCGAGATCGAGGCCGACCTGCACCAGCTGGCGTCGTTGCTGCCGCGCCGGCACCGGCCCGACCTGCTCCCCGAGCGACTCGAGGCCGTCGTCTTCCTGACCATGGGGGTGCTGGTCTCGACCTGCCTGCGGATCGCCCTGCAGCGCCCGCCCGAGGTCGACCGCGACGAGTTGGTGGACCTCGCGACCGCGATGCTCGTCGCCGGCCTGGGGCCGGGGCGCTAG
- a CDS encoding MFS transporter: MTTSLSPTDHTPAQADPRRWAGLAVLAASLLVVVMDMTILNVALPDLTADLRPSSVAQLWIVDSYALVLAGLLIPIAALGDRWGRKRMLLAGFTVFGVASMLVLVADSPGDVIAVRALLGVGGAMIMPTTLSLIRTLFTDPRERATALGVWGAMAAVGSAVGPIVGGALLETFSWHAAFLFNVPVMVVAVLAGWLLLPESRSDRPGRLDVAGVVLSFGGMAALVYGVKELGKHGPTVTALLTLAAGAVLLTAFVRRCLGQRDPMLEVRLFAQRAFTAGVLAALTTSIAIVALLLLGSQWLQLVHGWSPLQTGAALLPMAAGGIIGSPLAPGLAARIGARAVLAGGLAVAGVGMLLLFVLPQPLSYVSVAMSLALVGAGTASLAVASAVIMGSAPADQSGSAAAIEESSYEIGGVLGVAVLGSLAAWIYRDGLPADAGYAARESLAGALGTPVGGAAVTSFEHSFAVFGLAAGLLLLAASALVWWLTPAGLDLADAHH, translated from the coding sequence ATGACGACCTCGCTGTCCCCGACCGACCACACGCCGGCCCAGGCCGACCCGCGCCGTTGGGCCGGTCTGGCGGTCCTGGCCGCGAGCCTGCTCGTCGTCGTCATGGACATGACGATCCTCAACGTCGCGCTGCCCGACCTGACCGCCGACCTGCGGCCGTCGTCGGTCGCGCAGCTGTGGATCGTCGACTCCTACGCACTCGTCCTGGCCGGCCTGCTGATCCCGATCGCCGCACTGGGTGACCGCTGGGGGCGCAAGCGGATGCTGCTGGCCGGGTTCACCGTCTTCGGGGTCGCCTCGATGCTCGTGCTCGTGGCCGACTCGCCCGGCGACGTGATCGCCGTCCGCGCCCTGCTCGGGGTCGGCGGCGCGATGATCATGCCGACCACGCTGTCGCTGATCCGCACCCTGTTCACCGACCCACGCGAGCGGGCGACCGCGCTCGGCGTCTGGGGCGCGATGGCCGCCGTCGGCAGCGCTGTCGGCCCGATCGTCGGCGGGGCGCTGCTCGAGACGTTCAGCTGGCACGCCGCCTTCCTGTTCAACGTCCCGGTCATGGTCGTGGCGGTCCTCGCCGGGTGGCTGTTGCTGCCCGAGAGCCGCTCGGACCGCCCGGGCCGGCTCGACGTCGCCGGCGTCGTGCTGTCGTTCGGCGGCATGGCCGCGCTCGTCTACGGCGTCAAGGAGCTCGGCAAGCACGGCCCCACCGTCACCGCGCTCCTCACGCTCGCGGCTGGCGCGGTGCTGCTCACCGCGTTCGTACGCCGCTGCCTGGGTCAGCGCGACCCGATGCTCGAGGTGCGGCTGTTCGCACAGCGCGCCTTCACCGCTGGCGTGCTCGCCGCCCTCACCACCAGCATCGCGATCGTCGCGCTGCTCCTCCTCGGCTCGCAGTGGCTGCAGCTCGTGCACGGCTGGTCACCGCTGCAGACGGGCGCGGCCCTGCTGCCGATGGCGGCCGGCGGCATCATCGGCTCCCCGCTCGCCCCCGGCCTGGCCGCCCGGATCGGCGCGCGCGCCGTGCTCGCCGGCGGCCTGGCGGTCGCCGGCGTCGGGATGCTGCTGCTCTTCGTGCTCCCCCAGCCGCTGTCCTACGTCTCGGTGGCCATGAGCCTCGCCCTCGTCGGCGCCGGCACCGCGTCCCTCGCGGTCGCCTCGGCCGTGATCATGGGCTCGGCCCCCGCCGACCAGTCCGGCAGTGCGGCGGCGATCGAGGAGTCGTCGTACGAGATCGGCGGGGTGCTCGGCGTCGCCGTCCTCGGCAGCCTGGCTGCCTGGATCTACCGCGACGGCCTGCCTGCCGACGCCGGGTACGCCGCCCGCGAGTCGCTGGCCGGCGCCCTCGGCACCCCGGTCGGCGGGGCCGCGGTGACGTCGTTCGAGCACTCGTTCGCGGTCTTCGGCCTCGCCGCGGGCCTGCTGCTGCTGGCCGCCTCGGCCCTGGTCTGGTGGCTCACCCCCGCCGGTCTCGACCTGGCCGACGCGCACCACTGA
- a CDS encoding flavin reductase family protein: protein MTIHSGHPFATDDDPVRRLRARLGGAVTLWTAGEGDNPQDWAGLTVSSVLLAHGETPRLLALVDPDSDLADVVERTGRAVVHLLSWPHRDLADAFAGVAPAPGGPFRLGAFAATSHGPLLAGAASYGPVEVESTVEVGWSLLLTCPLVVPGLVVGDDHDALLHRRGRYRRESGGE, encoded by the coding sequence ATGACCATCCACTCCGGGCACCCCTTCGCCACCGACGACGACCCCGTACGCCGCCTGCGCGCGCGCCTCGGCGGTGCCGTCACGCTCTGGACCGCGGGGGAGGGCGACAACCCCCAGGACTGGGCGGGTCTCACGGTGTCGTCGGTGCTGCTCGCCCACGGCGAGACGCCTCGGCTCCTGGCCCTGGTCGACCCCGACTCCGACCTCGCCGACGTCGTCGAGCGCACCGGACGCGCGGTCGTCCACCTGCTGTCGTGGCCCCACCGCGACCTGGCCGACGCGTTCGCGGGTGTCGCACCCGCACCGGGAGGACCGTTCCGCCTCGGCGCCTTCGCCGCCACGTCCCACGGTCCGCTGCTCGCCGGCGCGGCGTCGTACGGCCCGGTGGAGGTGGAGTCGACGGTCGAGGTGGGGTGGTCGCTGCTGCTCACCTGCCCGCTCGTCGTCCCGGGGCTCGTGGTGGGTGACGACCACGACGCGCTGCTGCACCGGCGGGGCCGCTACCGGCGGGAGTCGGGTGGGGAGTGA
- a CDS encoding response regulator, whose amino-acid sequence MVVDDHPMWRDAVERDLQAAGFDVVAVAADGHQALARFPAARPQVVVLDLQIPGPNGVEVTASVLQTDPGARVLILSASGEQDDVLQAVKAGATGYLVKSASQAELIEAVRRVARGDSVFTPGLAGLVLGEFRRLSQPAGDPSITGNPELTDRETEILKMVAKGMSYKQIAERLVLSHRTVQNHVQNTLRKLQMHNRVELTRYAIERGLDEPDEV is encoded by the coding sequence ATGGTGGTCGACGACCACCCGATGTGGCGCGACGCCGTCGAGCGCGACCTGCAGGCGGCCGGGTTCGACGTGGTGGCGGTGGCCGCCGACGGCCACCAGGCCCTGGCCCGCTTCCCGGCGGCTCGACCCCAGGTCGTCGTGCTCGACCTGCAGATCCCCGGCCCCAACGGCGTCGAGGTCACCGCGTCGGTGCTGCAGACCGACCCCGGCGCGCGGGTGCTGATCCTGTCGGCCTCGGGCGAGCAGGACGACGTCCTCCAGGCGGTCAAGGCCGGCGCGACGGGCTACCTGGTCAAGTCGGCCTCGCAGGCCGAGCTCATCGAGGCCGTACGCCGCGTGGCCCGCGGTGACTCGGTCTTCACCCCTGGCCTGGCGGGGCTGGTGCTCGGCGAGTTCCGGCGCCTCTCGCAGCCGGCCGGTGACCCCTCGATCACCGGCAACCCCGAGCTCACCGACCGCGAGACCGAGATCCTCAAGATGGTCGCCAAGGGGATGTCCTACAAGCAGATCGCCGAGCGCCTGGTGCTCTCACACCGCACCGTGCAGAACCACGTGCAGAACACCCTGCGCAAGCTGCAGATGCACAACCGCGTCGAGCTGACCCGCTACGCCATCGAGCGCGGCCTCGACGAGCCCGACGAGGTCTGA
- a CDS encoding MFS transporter: MLSRLGFPAVGRHRAFVSALAIDALGGGIWMPLSLLYFLRQTDLTLVELGLVMTVANLAITPLVPLVGRLVDRLGPKSVMQVGNLLQGAMFALYPLVGSMVTVGLVVGLSTLGRTMFWGSNGPLVTQIAPPGEREVWFGFVQALRNAGYGVGGLLASVALTVGTGPAYDAVVLANAASYFVAFALMTGVESGGRPERAEVRRSGFVVVARDRGYRLLVLVIFLYALTEMTLNVTMPVYFADLLGLPGWVPGVVFVINTVMIGLGQGLVVRSMTGAIRSRVVLVAICFTASSFVMMLAADAFSVALATAVVLVAAVVYTVGEMVAGPVLGALSAEAAPDEHRGTYMSVVQLGWNLSSAVAPLAYASLLDLGAVAAWSGPLVLCAVWAACVVRLPHVLPRASTRVTNAAEEPSPESTPV, encoded by the coding sequence GTGCTCTCACGTCTCGGGTTCCCTGCGGTCGGTCGGCACCGCGCCTTCGTCTCGGCCCTGGCCATCGACGCCCTGGGCGGCGGCATCTGGATGCCGCTGTCGCTGCTCTACTTCCTGCGCCAGACCGACCTGACGCTCGTCGAGCTCGGCTTGGTGATGACCGTCGCTAACCTGGCGATCACCCCGCTGGTGCCGCTCGTCGGCCGACTCGTCGACCGGCTCGGGCCCAAGAGCGTCATGCAGGTCGGCAACCTGCTGCAGGGCGCGATGTTCGCGCTCTACCCGCTGGTCGGGTCGATGGTCACGGTCGGTCTCGTGGTCGGCCTCTCGACGCTCGGCCGCACGATGTTCTGGGGCTCCAACGGCCCGCTGGTCACCCAGATCGCGCCGCCGGGGGAGCGTGAGGTGTGGTTCGGGTTCGTCCAGGCCCTGCGCAACGCCGGGTACGGCGTCGGTGGCCTGCTCGCCTCGGTCGCGCTCACGGTCGGCACCGGGCCGGCGTACGACGCCGTGGTGCTGGCCAACGCGGCGTCGTACTTCGTGGCGTTCGCGTTGATGACGGGGGTCGAGTCGGGTGGGCGGCCGGAGCGCGCCGAGGTACGGCGGAGCGGGTTCGTGGTCGTCGCCCGCGACCGCGGCTATCGCCTGCTCGTGCTCGTGATCTTCCTCTACGCGCTGACCGAGATGACGCTCAACGTCACCATGCCGGTCTACTTCGCCGACCTGCTCGGGCTGCCCGGCTGGGTGCCCGGGGTCGTGTTCGTGATCAACACGGTGATGATCGGCCTCGGCCAGGGACTCGTCGTGCGGTCGATGACCGGCGCGATCCGGTCTCGCGTGGTGCTGGTGGCGATCTGCTTCACGGCGTCGTCGTTCGTGATGATGCTCGCCGCCGACGCGTTCTCCGTCGCCCTGGCGACCGCGGTCGTGCTGGTCGCGGCGGTCGTCTACACCGTCGGCGAGATGGTCGCCGGGCCGGTGCTCGGCGCGCTGTCGGCGGAGGCCGCACCCGACGAGCACCGTGGCACCTACATGTCGGTCGTGCAGCTCGGCTGGAACCTCTCCAGCGCCGTGGCACCACTCGCCTACGCCAGCCTGCTCGACCTGGGTGCCGTCGCGGCGTGGTCGGGACCGCTGGTGCTCTGCGCCGTGTGGGCGGCGTGCGTGGTCCGGCTGCCGCACGTGCTGCCGCGGGCCTCGACCCGGGTCACGAACGCCGCCGAGGAGCCGAGCCCGGAGTCGACACCCGTCTAG
- a CDS encoding arylamine N-acetyltransferase family protein, translated as MSTAAYLERLGLDAAPPPSLATLVAIHRAHVQQVPYTNVDIMLGRPPSVVPRDSLERVVAHGRAGYCFHQNGALETVLDDLGFAVERRHGHVWTRPEDRDSTDLTHLVLVVGGLPTDANPGGRWWVDAGLGEGPVDPVPLVEGVVVDGPFRFAVSDLSGDEGEGGDGVDGWSFANDPTGTFTGLEVRRLPAGAREVAVAHAALSTPPAGAFTRVLVVQRRDPLGSDTVRGCVATRIDAAGVHRDDLTSYDAWRDALDAIGLGLDDVRGDDLRHLFARTRESHRAWDAAGRP; from the coding sequence GTGAGCACGGCGGCCTACCTCGAGCGGCTCGGCCTCGACGCCGCGCCGCCGCCGAGCCTCGCGACGCTGGTCGCGATCCACCGGGCCCACGTGCAGCAGGTGCCCTACACCAACGTCGACATCATGCTCGGCCGCCCGCCCTCGGTCGTGCCGAGGGACTCGCTCGAGCGGGTCGTCGCGCACGGTCGGGCCGGCTACTGCTTCCACCAGAACGGTGCTCTCGAGACCGTCCTCGACGATCTCGGGTTCGCCGTCGAACGCCGCCACGGCCACGTCTGGACCCGTCCGGAGGATCGCGACTCCACCGACCTGACCCACCTCGTGCTGGTGGTCGGCGGACTGCCCACCGACGCCAACCCCGGTGGCCGCTGGTGGGTCGACGCCGGTCTCGGCGAGGGACCGGTCGACCCCGTGCCGCTGGTCGAGGGGGTGGTCGTCGACGGGCCGTTCCGGTTTGCGGTGAGCGACCTCAGCGGTGACGAGGGCGAAGGGGGTGACGGGGTCGACGGCTGGTCGTTCGCCAACGACCCGACGGGAACCTTCACCGGTCTCGAGGTACGCCGGTTGCCGGCGGGTGCGCGCGAGGTCGCGGTCGCCCACGCCGCGCTCTCGACCCCACCCGCAGGCGCCTTCACCCGCGTCCTGGTCGTGCAGCGCCGCGACCCGCTCGGCTCCGACACCGTGCGCGGCTGTGTCGCCACCCGCATCGACGCCGCCGGTGTCCACCGCGACGACCTCACGTCGTACGACGCGTGGCGCGACGCCCTCGACGCGATCGGCCTGGGTCTCGACGACGTCCGCGGCGACGACCTGCGCCACCTCTTCGCGCGCACGCGGGAGTCGCACCGGGCGTGGGACGCGGCGGGCCGGCCGTGA
- a CDS encoding ABC transporter permease subunit, which produces MSTETPSPSLDKREQPAGQFSLDVEERSIGGALTGWVTKLRTGEPGALPSVLGLVVLGIIFMQVSDAFLTKYNIGNLPGQGVYIAVIAMGLVFVLLLGEIDLSAGTAGGMCAALAAVAVFDGDLKDGLPGFMFWALVVGLLVAIGLALWVRAWTASVVIFIGFVLVVSNLTQHLVLALIAAVCIGTAIGVANGILVAKIGIPSFVVTLALFLAWQGVLQFALDGRPVNTSNYDFWHDLTYGTLSPTQGWIFTSVIVFGYLLFTLQGALRAKAAHLTHDAISLVLLRGGIIAVVGVVLTILANQNRNPNERSRLVIQGIPWAVVIAVLLMIVCALALTRTTWGRHLYATGGNAEAARRAGIDVVHMKVTAFALCSAFGAIGGVLLASSQSSAFELYAAAQATGVLRDDVPPHWLSHAVYGLLVAAREAVRDGDVARRDLDTLVLSTFLTGAQSR; this is translated from the coding sequence ATGAGCACCGAGACCCCCTCCCCCAGCCTGGACAAGCGCGAACAGCCCGCGGGGCAGTTCTCCCTCGACGTCGAGGAGCGCTCGATCGGCGGCGCCCTGACCGGATGGGTCACCAAGCTGCGCACCGGCGAGCCCGGTGCCCTGCCCTCGGTGCTCGGCCTGGTCGTCCTCGGCATCATCTTCATGCAGGTCAGCGACGCGTTCCTGACGAAGTACAACATCGGCAACCTCCCCGGCCAGGGCGTCTACATCGCGGTGATCGCGATGGGCCTGGTCTTCGTGCTCCTGCTGGGCGAGATCGACCTGTCGGCCGGCACCGCCGGTGGCATGTGCGCCGCGCTCGCAGCGGTCGCCGTCTTCGACGGCGACCTCAAGGACGGCCTCCCGGGCTTCATGTTCTGGGCCCTGGTCGTCGGGCTGCTCGTCGCCATCGGCCTGGCCCTGTGGGTCCGTGCCTGGACGGCGTCGGTGGTGATCTTCATCGGGTTCGTCCTGGTGGTCTCCAACCTCACCCAGCACCTCGTGCTGGCGCTCATCGCCGCGGTCTGCATCGGCACCGCCATCGGCGTCGCCAACGGCATCCTGGTCGCCAAGATCGGCATCCCCAGCTTCGTCGTCACGCTCGCGCTGTTCCTGGCCTGGCAGGGCGTCCTGCAGTTCGCGCTCGACGGACGCCCGGTCAACACGTCCAACTACGACTTCTGGCACGACCTGACCTACGGCACCCTCAGCCCGACCCAGGGCTGGATCTTCACGTCGGTCATCGTGTTCGGCTACCTCCTCTTCACGCTGCAGGGGGCGCTGCGGGCCAAGGCCGCCCACCTGACGCACGACGCGATCAGCCTGGTGCTCCTGCGCGGCGGCATCATCGCGGTCGTCGGCGTCGTCCTCACGATCCTGGCCAACCAGAACCGCAACCCCAACGAGCGCTCGCGGCTGGTCATCCAGGGCATCCCGTGGGCCGTCGTCATCGCGGTGCTGCTGATGATCGTCTGCGCGCTCGCCCTGACCCGTACGACGTGGGGTCGCCACCTCTACGCCACCGGCGGCAACGCCGAGGCGGCCCGACGCGCCGGCATCGACGTCGTGCACATGAAGGTCACGGCCTTCGCGCTCTGCTCCGCGTTCGGCGCCATCGGCGGCGTGCTGCTCGCGTCGTCACAGTCGTCGGCCTTCGAGCTGTACGCCGCCGCTCAGGCCACCGGCGTGCTGCGCGACGACGTACCCCCGCACTGGCTGAGCCACGCCGTCTACGGCCTGCTGGTCGCGGCCCGCGAGGCCGTGCGCGACGGCGACGTCGCCCGACGCGACCTCGACACCCTCGTCCTGTCCACCTTCCTGACCGGAGCACAGTCCCGATGA
- a CDS encoding DUF1028 domain-containing protein gives MTFSIVARSDDGESWGVAVASKFLAVGSVVPAAVAQVGAIATQAHANVAYKGIALSHLDEGATASVALQRLLEEDDGRDHRQVGLVDVDGGAASHTGAACIDWAGGVTGDGFAIQGNCLAGPEVVEAMRLAWASGTDLPFAERLLDALAAGDDAGGDKRGRQSAAILVVRDEAGYDAGDDVEVDLRVDDHPAPVGELARLLELNHLYLVASTDDEKVAVDEALRTELEDFARTQGQPDFATWVGTENYEMRVDDALTWIDQRVLDIVRGTRTD, from the coding sequence ATGACGTTCTCCATCGTGGCCCGGTCCGACGACGGCGAGTCGTGGGGGGTGGCGGTGGCCTCGAAGTTCCTCGCGGTCGGCTCGGTGGTGCCGGCGGCCGTCGCCCAGGTCGGCGCGATCGCGACGCAGGCCCACGCCAACGTGGCCTACAAGGGCATCGCGCTCTCGCACCTCGACGAGGGCGCCACCGCCTCGGTCGCGCTGCAGCGCCTGCTCGAGGAGGACGACGGGCGCGACCACCGCCAGGTCGGCCTCGTCGACGTCGACGGCGGCGCGGCCTCGCACACCGGCGCTGCGTGCATCGACTGGGCGGGTGGCGTCACCGGCGACGGGTTCGCGATCCAGGGCAACTGCCTCGCCGGCCCGGAGGTCGTCGAGGCCATGCGGCTGGCGTGGGCGTCCGGCACCGACCTGCCCTTCGCAGAGCGGCTGCTCGACGCGCTGGCCGCCGGTGACGACGCCGGGGGCGACAAGCGCGGACGGCAGTCGGCGGCGATCCTCGTCGTCCGTGACGAGGCGGGGTACGACGCCGGCGACGACGTCGAGGTCGACCTGCGCGTCGACGACCACCCGGCCCCGGTCGGCGAGCTGGCCCGGCTCCTGGAGCTCAACCACCTCTACCTGGTCGCCTCGACCGACGACGAGAAGGTCGCGGTCGACGAGGCGCTGCGCACCGAGCTCGAGGACTTCGCGCGCACCCAGGGGCAGCCCGACTTCGCGACCTGGGTCGGCACCGAGAACTACGAGATGCGCGTCGACGACGCGCTCACCTGGATCGACCAGCGGGTCCTCGACATCGTGCGCGGCACCCGGACCGACTGA